One region of Thermoplasma sp. Kam2015 genomic DNA includes:
- a CDS encoding FkbM family methyltransferase produces the protein MSKKNNLTNKIEILNAGYGEDGFVIVDPDKESFDYTQLSASDKGIKIPIYSLKTLIDHYQIHEAVLKMDCEGCEYNLLKENNEILRKFKQIQIEYHYGYVELRKKLMNAGFDVRYTQPHKFYDRREKINPNMELGYVYAVRMD, from the coding sequence ATGTCAAAAAAAAATAACCTGACTAATAAAATAGAAATATTAAACGCGGGATATGGTGAAGATGGATTTGTTATCGTTGATCCAGATAAAGAATCTTTTGACTATACTCAACTATCTGCTTCTGACAAAGGAATAAAGATTCCAATATATTCATTGAAGACCTTAATTGATCATTACCAAATTCATGAAGCGGTATTGAAAATGGATTGTGAAGGTTGTGAATATAATCTTTTAAAGGAAAATAACGAAATATTAAGGAAATTTAAACAAATTCAGATCGAATACCATTATGGCTATGTGGAGTTGAGGAAAAAACTCATGAATGCAGGATTCGACGTAAGGTATACGCAGCCACATAAATTTTATGATCGAAGAGAAAAGATAAATCCTAATATGGAACTGGGATATGTCTACGCTGTCAGAATGGACTAA
- a CDS encoding nucleotide-binding protein, protein MEHKCSNCGTEMENVGDMKFRVGGFTGIGGMFLGGWNDIMETTQTFTLYRCPQCGKVDFYEPNAGNMDTQGTKKHHLL, encoded by the coding sequence ATGGAACACAAATGCAGCAATTGTGGAACTGAGATGGAGAATGTGGGAGATATGAAATTTAGAGTAGGGGGCTTCACTGGTATAGGCGGTATGTTCCTCGGAGGATGGAATGATATTATGGAAACAACACAGACGTTCACCCTATATCGATGCCCTCAATGTGGAAAGGTCGATTTTTACGAGCCGAATGCTGGCAATATGGACACTCAGGGAACAAAGAAACATCATCTGCTTTAA
- a CDS encoding CRISPR-associated endonuclease Cas1: MNRRNKKIQRVNYDNITTLMIYEGCIASAYWSELSKIFNSLAKVFHFETRKNLSYLWNMNASDPVNALLNYGYAILESIIRKDINTIGLDIYIGCLHETAPSSIRLFTIYRNCSGMLLIIQSSKYWKQD, encoded by the coding sequence ATGAACAGGAGAAACAAAAAAATTCAGAGAGTTAATTATGACAACATAACCACTCTAATGATATATGAAGGGTGCATTGCATCGGCTTACTGGTCTGAATTATCTAAAATATTCAATTCGTTGGCCAAGGTTTTTCATTTTGAAACAAGGAAAAACTTATCATATTTGTGGAACATGAATGCATCCGATCCAGTAAATGCCTTGCTGAACTACGGCTATGCAATACTTGAATCAATAATAAGGAAAGATATCAACACGATAGGTCTTGACATATACATAGGATGTCTGCATGAAACGGCACCGTCCAGCATCCGCCTATTTACGATTTACAGGAACTGTTCAGGTATGTTGTTGATTATTCAGTCATCGAAGTACTGGAAACAGGATTGA
- a CDS encoding cyclase family protein, which yields MNGVTHSGTHIDAPDHMLESGSSLDNIEIDRFVGQDSA from the coding sequence ATGAATGGTGTAACGCATTCCGGCACTCACATCGATGCACCCGATCATATGCTCGAAAGTGGATCTTCGTTAGATAATATCGAAATTGATAGATTCGTGGGACAGGACTCAGCTTGA
- a CDS encoding PQQ-binding-like beta-propeller repeat protein has protein sequence MKKSIPNILVIVIAIIVAISAFFVGFYVHQPTTNKSEAYVVHMDGIAIYDTYYPSNLSGLQKIGPTSWTQYADNQSRNPVFNSDLSAKWLITQYQNFSNISAFMTDFKNLGYGWITGYAQMTGDVVGPSLVNGIVYVTSSMGMLYAINAATGGVIFMLSVPSSSFMSEALIYNGIGYIGLGSAFFTYGQGLLNAVGGGHRGMYTGITGVLAFNATNGKPIWFYMTKSQAMPTGLIANNTLYWDDGDGNVYAFNLTTGSIIHRFYFDGSANMASLAYYSGKPDLIIAGFSPGYPVNMSALVELNLNLTPYRIIDVPFGATSGVGDAVPAVYGNYLVDSFTGYPVYEGPELTQIMVKQVFMVANVLTGKIIYDENLTGFYHVGGTNNGNSPLVINGTAYVPSIIDHAVFAVNISTGKILWKSASLNQYAFLHDQPTFYKGDLLVPDLNSITVLNSSNGNIIDNYTTPYIYAIQQPLVIGNTMIESSIMNYVYAAPLNNVMD, from the coding sequence ATGAAGAAGTCTATACCTAATATATTAGTGATCGTGATAGCTATAATAGTAGCTATTTCCGCCTTTTTCGTCGGATTCTATGTGCACCAACCTACAACCAATAAATCGGAGGCCTACGTGGTGCATATGGATGGTATCGCCATCTATGATACCTATTACCCATCGAACCTCAGTGGCCTGCAAAAAATAGGCCCAACCTCCTGGACTCAGTATGCTGATAACCAGTCGAGAAATCCGGTATTCAATTCCGATCTCTCAGCGAAATGGCTGATAACGCAATATCAGAATTTCAGCAATATCAGCGCCTTCATGACCGATTTCAAGAACCTTGGATATGGATGGATAACCGGGTACGCACAGATGACAGGCGATGTTGTTGGACCTAGCTTAGTGAACGGCATAGTTTATGTGACATCCAGTATGGGTATGCTCTATGCCATCAACGCAGCTACCGGTGGAGTCATATTCATGTTGAGCGTTCCCTCTTCATCATTCATGTCTGAAGCTTTGATATACAATGGCATAGGTTATATAGGATTGGGCAGCGCATTCTTCACCTACGGCCAGGGCCTACTGAATGCAGTTGGAGGCGGCCACCGTGGCATGTACACGGGAATAACGGGCGTTCTGGCATTCAATGCCACTAACGGTAAACCAATATGGTTTTACATGACAAAGTCGCAGGCAATGCCGACCGGCCTAATTGCAAACAATACGCTATACTGGGACGATGGGGATGGAAACGTATACGCCTTTAACCTGACCACAGGATCGATCATCCACAGGTTTTATTTTGATGGCAGCGCCAATATGGCAAGCCTGGCCTACTATTCCGGGAAGCCCGATCTAATAATAGCCGGATTCTCCCCAGGTTATCCAGTCAATATGTCTGCGCTCGTTGAGCTTAATCTCAATCTAACTCCGTACAGGATAATAGACGTTCCATTTGGCGCAACATCAGGCGTGGGAGATGCAGTGCCAGCGGTCTATGGAAATTATCTTGTGGACAGTTTCACGGGCTATCCCGTTTACGAAGGGCCAGAGCTGACGCAGATAATGGTGAAACAGGTGTTCATGGTGGCGAATGTTCTCACAGGGAAGATAATCTATGATGAGAATCTAACCGGTTTCTACCATGTGGGCGGCACGAATAACGGCAATTCGCCATTGGTGATAAACGGCACAGCCTATGTACCATCGATCATCGATCACGCGGTCTTTGCCGTCAACATATCCACTGGAAAGATACTCTGGAAATCGGCCAGTCTGAACCAATATGCATTCCTGCATGATCAGCCGACATTCTACAAAGGTGATCTGCTGGTGCCTGATCTCAATAGCATCACTGTTCTGAATTCGTCGAACGGCAATATCATCGATAATTACACGACGCCATACATATATGCCATACAGCAGCCGCTTGTGATAGGCAACACGATGATCGAAAGTTCAATAATGAACTACGTTTATGCCGCACCATTGAATAACGTTATGGATTAA
- a CDS encoding class I SAM-dependent methyltransferase gives MGDKIGIIGYSVFDDMFREHIKNAFFYNIVPNEDFIETKYQKYHDYIIFYDITDSSSSDPPIKFDLIIFTEVLEHLLAKDEIILINISKLIKDRGKLIFSVPNVSALGKIVSLNFGKNPYMTKDQILNGSFSGYGHIREYSFNEVKTLLSKNFRIIRLEGWNDYPNKFNKISKILPKIYAETIFALCEKP, from the coding sequence ATGGGAGATAAAATAGGAATAATAGGCTATTCTGTGTTTGATGATATGTTTAGAGAACATATTAAGAATGCTTTCTTCTATAATATTGTACCGAATGAGGATTTCATAGAGACAAAGTATCAAAAGTATCATGACTATATAATCTTTTATGATATAACAGATAGTAGCTCTAGTGATCCGCCCATTAAATTTGATTTGATCATATTTACGGAAGTTCTCGAACATCTTTTGGCAAAAGATGAAATTATATTAATCAACATTTCTAAGCTTATAAAGGATCGTGGAAAACTTATATTTTCTGTGCCAAATGTATCGGCTCTTGGTAAAATAGTTTCATTAAATTTTGGCAAAAATCCGTATATGACTAAGGATCAAATATTGAACGGGTCTTTTTCTGGATATGGGCATATAAGAGAATATTCGTTTAACGAGGTTAAGACTCTTCTCTCAAAAAACTTTAGGATTATCCGATTAGAGGGATGGAATGATTATCCTAATAAGTTTAATAAAATCTCTAAAATTTTACCAAAAATCTATGCGGAGACAATATTCGCATTGTGCGAGAAACCATAG
- a CDS encoding nucleotidyltransferase domain-containing protein, which produces MGIIQKRIEKRTKVIEDISRFAMSLDFRCSVVLIGSYARGDFNLWGDVDVLIIGNFKGTLLRGSKV; this is translated from the coding sequence ATGGGAATCATTCAGAAGCGCATAGAAAAAAGAACCAAAGTAATTGAGGACATTTCGAGATTCGCCATGAGTCTGGATTTCAGATGCAGTGTAGTTTTAATCGGTTCCTACGCGAGAGGCGACTTCAACTTATGGGGCGATGTGGATGTTCTGATAATTGGAAATTTCAAGGGGACCCTCTTGAGAGGCTCAAAAGTTTAG
- a CDS encoding glycosyltransferase family 4 protein, producing the protein MASEKFVVLGGSNLEYDGGGERSAIQIATIAERLGYDVTILGSGSEFERKNINTGNITYIKDAFKHDPFANRLILKITHNISVGLIGLIKRRRTYEIIKSYDFYYFQNPNYLFLNLIKNETADNKTKKVILANHGTYFEILDARKNALNRFLSRVITGSIFRNIDRNIIVQAQNNYQREFYRKLGFKNIYLIPQCNIDFSKFSVKESDGFNVVFLNKITKNKGSDLLLRILKTSNDSITYHIIGKDAEHISRRINRKNVNFYGQVDEDTKRDILSRSDLMINLSKYESLSVSSIEGLASGLPIISTSTSGLLYIKDVIGDNIVISDRSVDEFLQKIYEFSSMKGDDADKYMMMRIKIRNIAKEHFDVNVIDDLLEKMLISITAKEDIPIFNI; encoded by the coding sequence ATGGCTTCTGAGAAGTTCGTGGTTTTAGGAGGATCAAATCTTGAGTACGATGGCGGTGGCGAGCGTAGTGCTATTCAGATAGCCACTATAGCAGAACGCTTAGGGTATGATGTCACCATACTTGGATCTGGCAGCGAATTCGAAAGAAAGAATATCAATACGGGTAATATTACGTATATCAAGGATGCCTTCAAACATGATCCTTTCGCCAACAGACTGATCCTTAAGATCACACATAATATCTCCGTCGGTTTGATAGGCTTGATTAAGCGAAGGAGAACGTATGAAATTATTAAGAGTTATGATTTTTACTATTTTCAGAATCCAAATTACCTTTTCTTAAACTTGATAAAAAATGAAACGGCTGATAATAAGACCAAGAAGGTTATACTAGCTAACCATGGTACCTATTTTGAAATACTCGATGCAAGAAAAAACGCTCTAAATCGCTTCCTATCAAGAGTGATTACAGGATCCATTTTTAGAAATATTGATAGAAATATAATTGTGCAGGCGCAGAATAACTATCAAAGAGAATTTTATAGAAAACTAGGCTTTAAGAACATCTATTTGATACCGCAATGCAATATAGATTTTTCAAAATTTTCTGTGAAAGAATCGGATGGCTTTAACGTGGTATTCCTAAATAAGATAACAAAAAACAAAGGATCAGATCTTCTTTTAAGAATATTGAAGACGTCAAATGATTCTATTACCTACCACATCATAGGTAAAGATGCAGAACATATATCCAGACGAATAAACAGAAAGAATGTAAATTTTTATGGCCAGGTAGATGAGGACACGAAGAGGGATATACTTTCGAGATCTGATCTTATGATCAATCTTTCCAAATATGAATCGCTGAGCGTCTCCAGCATTGAGGGGCTTGCTTCTGGACTACCGATCATAAGCACGTCCACAAGTGGTCTTTTATATATCAAGGACGTGATAGGAGACAATATAGTTATTTCTGATAGATCGGTTGATGAATTTCTTCAAAAGATATACGAATTTAGCAGCATGAAGGGCGATGATGCCGACAAGTATATGATGATGCGTATTAAGATAAGGAATATTGCAAAAGAACATTTTGATGTTAATGTTATAGATGATCTTTTGGAGAAAATGCTTATATCTATCACAGCTAAGGAAGACATTCCAATTTTCAATATTTAG
- a CDS encoding glycosyltransferase family 4 protein, which yields MVVFELREYLISQGYSVLLIFLKDINRGLYKITRDKQLLEEFKKESLKYKIYEILNSKYLIRFLIFLLKKKNKLIKKIIPDVRYEFLKELNFKDPSYIISPDIPQINTERLIATAWQTSYFVASSKDARLKYYLVQNNEDDPSFSKNLSKLANESYDLPLKKIVINRKMLERFSTEKPLKITVTSHIKGKIIIAPEKRDGKLVLIQLRSGEDKGGDIGIKAAEIIKNMRPEVKLISFGTYNKKIPIYIEHHGYVSDSEYIKLFNIASIFILPSLVEGFSTPVLEAMSCGCVPVATACGGPEEMINEGINGHLVPIMDPEAIAKKVIELVDHPDKRIEMAYKGIETSKNYSLEKMGAEFINAIKKYEEGVINAIT from the coding sequence TTGGTCGTATTTGAATTGAGGGAATACCTCATTAGCCAAGGATATAGTGTTCTGTTGATTTTTCTTAAAGATATTAATAGAGGATTATATAAAATCACCAGAGATAAACAATTGCTGGAAGAATTTAAAAAAGAATCTTTGAAATACAAAATCTATGAAATACTAAATAGCAAATATTTAATTAGATTCCTTATTTTTCTGCTTAAGAAAAAAAATAAATTAATAAAAAAAATAATACCGGATGTTAGGTATGAGTTCCTTAAAGAACTTAATTTTAAAGATCCTAGTTATATAATATCACCTGACATCCCACAAATTAATACAGAACGACTCATAGCTACTGCCTGGCAAACATCCTACTTTGTAGCTTCATCTAAAGATGCTCGCCTAAAATATTACTTGGTCCAAAATAATGAAGACGATCCATCATTTTCTAAGAATTTATCGAAATTAGCTAATGAAAGTTATGATTTGCCATTAAAAAAAATCGTTATAAACAGAAAAATGTTAGAGAGATTTAGTACTGAAAAACCCTTAAAGATAACTGTGACTTCTCATATCAAAGGAAAGATCATAATCGCTCCGGAGAAAAGAGATGGCAAGTTAGTATTAATTCAACTCAGATCAGGAGAAGATAAGGGTGGGGACATCGGAATAAAAGCCGCAGAAATTATAAAAAATATGAGACCTGAAGTGAAATTAATAAGTTTCGGAACTTATAATAAAAAAATACCTATTTATATTGAACATCATGGCTATGTTTCTGATTCAGAATATATTAAGCTCTTCAACATAGCTTCCATATTTATATTGCCATCATTGGTGGAAGGTTTTTCTACACCTGTACTTGAAGCTATGTCATGCGGTTGTGTTCCTGTTGCTACAGCATGTGGTGGGCCAGAAGAAATGATCAATGAAGGGATCAATGGACATCTTGTTCCTATAATGGATCCAGAAGCTATAGCAAAAAAAGTTATCGAATTGGTAGATCATCCAGATAAAAGAATAGAAATGGCCTATAAGGGCATCGAAACATCAAAAAATTATTCCTTAGAAAAAATGGGAGCAGAATTTATTAATGCAATTAAAAAATATGAAGAAGGTGTAATCAATGCAATTACTTGA
- a CDS encoding type II toxin-antitoxin system VapC family toxin, whose product MPRIYLDTSILVKRYVKEEGSAIADEYFHQAERGESVICLSEINLGEAAVVFDKYSRKMDIDARNRMQVMLSELRSLERSSSVEIYPVDSHTLRKAIKIVLEYHIYVVDAIQLETCIEAGATLFCSGDTELNAIARRIGIETVP is encoded by the coding sequence GTGCCTCGCATCTATCTTGATACCAGCATCTTGGTCAAGAGATATGTTAAGGAGGAAGGAAGCGCAATAGCTGATGAATATTTCCATCAAGCGGAAAGAGGAGAGTCGGTTATCTGCTTATCTGAAATCAATCTTGGTGAAGCGGCCGTTGTCTTCGATAAATACTCTAGGAAGATGGATATTGATGCGAGGAATCGCATGCAGGTTATGTTAAGCGAACTACGATCCCTTGAAAGATCCTCTTCAGTGGAAATATATCCCGTTGACAGTCATACCTTAAGAAAAGCAATCAAAATTGTTCTGGAATACCATATATATGTGGTGGATGCAATTCAACTTGAGACCTGTATTGAAGCGGGTGCAACGCTTTTCTGCTCTGGAGATACGGAACTCAATGCTATCGCCAGGAGAATCGGCATCGAGACCGTACCCTAA
- a CDS encoding DUF6364 family protein: MVKSKITVSVDKSVIENAKLALLKKRRTLSDYIEKSLRSLSTSEIITDLCEELDIDCEYITGENVERNRPDLTGKALAENEIKEMRGERASHLS; the protein is encoded by the coding sequence ATGGTTAAAAGCAAGATAACAGTATCTGTAGATAAATCGGTGATCGAAAATGCAAAGTTAGCCCTGTTGAAAAAACGGAGGACACTTAGCGATTACATAGAAAAATCACTTCGATCACTTTCAACATCAGAGATCATTACTGATCTATGCGAGGAGCTTGACATTGATTGCGAATACATCACCGGAGAGAATGTTGAGAGGAACAGACCTGATCTTACTGGCAAGGCCTTGGCAGAAAATGAAATAAAGGAGATGAGGGGTGAACGTGCCTCGCATCTATCTTGA
- a CDS encoding RNA-guided endonuclease TnpB family protein produces MITAAKVKLYPNERQKILLEKHFGSCRFVYNYFLAKRDEYYITHRDAEKSSLSYLDTQNMLIELKKEYPWLYEINSQSLQMSLRFLDNAFKNFFHKNTEHPKFKKKGINEYFAVPQHIKIQGNRIYFPKFSEGIYFKGSEKKLSEIKDINEIVITKDSGYYYCSIIYEIPEELPEKKPLSAENSVGIDLGIEKFATLSPGIAIENPGFIKKLEKRIKKLQKQLSRKQNGSKNRRKHILKLQKEYMKLRNMREDFDDKISTAIAKQYDTIIIEDLNVKGMMQNHHISKSLNDVSFYSFKQRLEWKAEKYGKNIIGIGRFDPSSKICSSCGNIKHDLKLSDRIYHCDVCGLIIDRDHNASKNIRKIGLIRVGSVRSEFTPMEIATSGLYGCPERQRSLRRKEAPML; encoded by the coding sequence ATGATAACGGCTGCCAAAGTGAAGCTGTATCCAAATGAAAGACAGAAAATTTTACTGGAGAAGCACTTTGGCAGCTGTAGATTCGTATACAATTACTTCTTAGCGAAGAGGGATGAATACTATATAACGCATAGGGATGCGGAGAAATCTTCATTGAGCTATCTGGACACACAGAACATGCTCATCGAACTCAAGAAGGAATATCCATGGCTGTATGAAATAAACTCACAATCCTTACAGATGTCCCTACGTTTCTTAGACAATGCATTCAAGAACTTCTTCCATAAGAATACTGAACATCCTAAATTCAAAAAGAAAGGTATCAACGAATACTTTGCAGTACCACAGCACATCAAAATTCAAGGAAACAGAATATATTTCCCAAAGTTCTCAGAAGGCATATACTTCAAGGGCTCTGAGAAGAAGCTGTCCGAGATTAAAGACATCAACGAGATAGTAATAACCAAGGATTCAGGTTATTACTACTGCTCCATAATATATGAGATACCAGAGGAACTACCAGAGAAGAAGCCATTATCTGCAGAGAACTCCGTTGGCATAGATCTAGGCATCGAGAAATTTGCAACTCTTTCCCCCGGTATAGCAATAGAGAATCCAGGATTCATAAAGAAGCTAGAGAAAAGGATAAAGAAACTCCAGAAGCAGCTATCGAGAAAGCAGAATGGATCGAAGAATAGAAGGAAGCATATACTTAAATTACAGAAAGAGTACATGAAGCTGAGAAACATGCGTGAGGACTTCGATGATAAAATATCGACTGCGATAGCCAAGCAGTACGATACCATCATCATCGAAGATCTGAACGTAAAAGGAATGATGCAGAACCATCATATATCGAAGAGTCTGAACGATGTTTCTTTCTATTCCTTCAAGCAGAGACTGGAATGGAAAGCAGAAAAATATGGAAAGAATATAATAGGGATAGGAAGATTCGATCCATCATCTAAGATATGTTCATCATGCGGTAACATAAAGCATGATCTGAAGTTATCAGATCGCATATATCATTGTGATGTATGTGGTCTCATCATAGACAGGGATCACAACGCATCAAAGAACATAAGGAAAATAGGATTGATAAGAGTAGGATCGGTGCGATCCGAATTCACGCCTATGGAGATCGCAACATCGGGCTTGTACGGATGTCCGGAAAGGCAGAGGTCTCTTCGACGAAAGGAAGCTCCGATGCTTTAA
- a CDS encoding MFS transporter, with amino-acid sequence MLTNFQISIGTCLFKGWYLTERNSAIEHLPSVFFRFLISRAFAAIAVMAYLTFYMWLIIVLYHSVFLSGMIVTIYLSVDILLSFPIGHLIDRHNSTVLNMFSSVLMLSGILLMFTGFSLPLLYFSTGLLVSGFSLKVDSFPAVMKRHLHEVQFKRAVSINYMSVSASSLIGTLAGGLSIIFLSKSFDYAILSLVIVSLVLSWPVDEVSYRSRASDISSRGEMKYIGSFLLRISGFLILAFFINGLFISLNTYSSGLFHLILKASPVYYTMFNIALPLGMIAGSPITTIGYFKKDRPILISIMILLFSPLIFVLAVSSNPLLDIIDAFAIGLILPIINIPITANLMRIIPQNIYGRVMSFLKIFSSGASPVMGAVFSTLSLFSSIPNILLLVAVLVLPLAVYGMIIIPRFFKIGDHGIHQDLAK; translated from the coding sequence ATGCTAACCAATTTTCAAATATCAATCGGAACATGCCTTTTTAAGGGATGGTATCTGACAGAAAGGAATTCGGCCATAGAGCATCTTCCGTCTGTATTCTTTCGCTTTCTCATTTCAAGGGCATTTGCTGCTATTGCCGTAATGGCATACCTGACATTTTATATGTGGCTTATAATAGTACTATATCATTCGGTTTTTCTTTCCGGTATGATCGTGACAATATACCTTAGCGTTGATATCCTACTCTCCTTTCCAATCGGGCATCTTATCGACAGGCATAACAGCACCGTTCTTAATATGTTCTCAAGTGTTCTGATGCTCTCTGGAATTTTATTGATGTTCACAGGCTTCAGTCTCCCACTTTTATATTTCAGCACAGGACTGCTTGTTTCAGGCTTCAGCCTCAAAGTGGACTCATTCCCAGCTGTAATGAAGAGGCATCTTCATGAAGTTCAGTTTAAGAGGGCCGTGTCGATAAATTATATGAGTGTTAGCGCATCCTCATTGATTGGAACTCTTGCGGGTGGGTTGTCCATCATCTTTCTGAGCAAATCATTTGATTATGCTATCCTAAGTCTGGTCATTGTCTCATTGGTGCTTTCCTGGCCCGTAGATGAAGTTTCATACAGATCTAGAGCCTCGGATATCTCCAGCAGGGGCGAGATGAAGTACATAGGATCATTTTTACTAAGGATCTCAGGATTTCTTATACTAGCATTCTTCATCAACGGATTATTCATCTCATTGAATACCTATTCATCTGGACTGTTTCACCTGATTCTCAAGGCATCCCCGGTGTATTATACGATGTTTAACATCGCATTACCATTAGGAATGATAGCTGGATCTCCGATCACAACAATTGGTTATTTCAAAAAAGATAGACCAATTCTGATATCGATCATGATACTTCTGTTTTCACCGCTCATATTCGTCTTGGCCGTCAGCTCTAATCCATTACTTGATATCATCGATGCATTCGCTATCGGATTGATTCTTCCAATAATCAATATTCCGATAACTGCAAATCTCATGCGTATAATTCCGCAGAACATATATGGGCGAGTGATGTCCTTCCTGAAGATATTCTCTAGCGGGGCCTCACCTGTTATGGGTGCGGTGTTCTCCACTTTATCACTGTTTTCCTCAATCCCTAACATCCTCCTGCTGGTAGCTGTACTTGTTCTGCCTCTGGCTGTGTATGGGATGATCATAATTCCAAGGTTCTTCAAGATTGGTGATCATGGCATACATCAAGATCTGGCAAAATAA